The following are encoded together in the Xanthobacter autotrophicus Py2 genome:
- a CDS encoding DSBA oxidoreductase (PFAM: DSBA oxidoreductase~KEGG: eba:ebA2541 2-hydroxychromene-2-carboxylate isomerase family protein) has product MASGTLDFYYEFASPYSYLAAARITALAELADVQVAWKPFLLGPIFAGQGYTTSPFNTYPLKGAHMWRDLDRLAVLARLPPVTRPDPFPANGLLAARLAVYLNDACRPSFTRAVFYAEFAQGRDISDRETLRQILAGLGHFYGDVIAEAEQQEIKDRLRHQTEEAKHRGIFGAPSFVTADRELFWGNDRLEMALDHARSLARVG; this is encoded by the coding sequence ATGGCCAGCGGCACCCTCGATTTCTATTATGAGTTCGCCTCGCCCTACTCCTATCTGGCCGCCGCCCGCATCACGGCGCTGGCCGAGCTGGCGGACGTGCAGGTGGCGTGGAAGCCGTTCCTGCTCGGCCCGATCTTCGCGGGGCAGGGCTATACCACCTCGCCCTTCAACACCTATCCGCTCAAGGGCGCCCACATGTGGCGGGACCTCGACCGCCTCGCCGTGCTGGCGCGGCTGCCGCCGGTGACCAGGCCGGACCCGTTCCCGGCCAACGGGCTGCTGGCGGCGCGGCTTGCGGTCTATCTCAACGACGCGTGCCGGCCCTCCTTCACCCGGGCGGTGTTCTACGCCGAGTTCGCCCAGGGCCGCGACATTTCGGACCGCGAGACCCTGCGCCAGATCCTGGCCGGGCTCGGCCATTTCTACGGCGATGTCATTGCCGAGGCGGAGCAGCAGGAGATCAAGGACCGCCTGCGCCACCAGACCGAGGAGGCCAAGCACCGTGGCATCTTCGGCGCCCCCAGCTTCGTGACGGCGGATCGGGAGCTGTTCTGGGGCAACGACCGGCTGGAGATGGCCCTCGACCACGCCCGCAGCCTCGCCAGGGTGGGGTGA
- a CDS encoding protein of unknown function DUF125 transmembrane (PFAM: Rubrerythrin; protein of unknown function DUF125 transmembrane~KEGG: sil:SPO3842 hypothetical protein): protein MPRFFPGRRRFADLSEQEILALAISSEEDDAYTYTDYAETLRKDYPDTAKVFDAMAAQERGHATSLTREYERRFGAHVPLIRRESIAGYYHRRPVWAVANLGIERIRAEVGRMEDESANFYLQAKKKATDPGTIKLLESLYQTELQHEEIAGSLADRYLPVDKRAEENEKARRQFVLTWVQPGLAGLMDGSVSTLAPIFATAFATQNSHTTLLVGLAAAVGAGISMGFTEAVHDDGVISGRGSPIKRGIASGVMTAVGGLGHALPYLIPEFWTATVIAIIVVFIELWAIAFIQNRFMETPFWRSVMQVVLGGALVLAAGIFIGGS, encoded by the coding sequence ATGCCCCGCTTTTTCCCCGGCCGTCGTCGCTTTGCCGATCTGTCCGAACAGGAAATCCTCGCCCTCGCCATCTCCTCGGAGGAGGACGACGCCTACACCTACACCGACTATGCCGAGACCCTGCGCAAGGACTATCCGGACACCGCCAAGGTGTTCGATGCCATGGCGGCCCAGGAGCGCGGCCATGCCACCAGCCTTACCCGCGAATATGAACGCCGCTTCGGCGCCCACGTGCCGCTGATCCGGCGCGAGAGCATCGCCGGCTATTACCATCGCCGCCCGGTGTGGGCAGTGGCCAATCTCGGCATCGAGCGCATCCGCGCGGAAGTCGGGCGGATGGAGGACGAATCCGCCAACTTCTACCTTCAGGCCAAGAAGAAGGCGACCGACCCGGGCACGATCAAGCTGCTGGAAAGCCTCTACCAGACCGAGCTGCAGCACGAGGAGATCGCCGGCTCCCTGGCCGACCGCTACCTGCCGGTGGACAAGCGCGCCGAGGAGAACGAGAAGGCCCGGCGCCAGTTCGTGCTCACCTGGGTGCAGCCGGGCCTTGCCGGCCTCATGGATGGCTCGGTCTCCACCCTTGCCCCCATCTTCGCCACCGCCTTCGCCACGCAGAATTCCCACACCACCCTGCTGGTGGGCCTCGCCGCGGCGGTGGGCGCGGGCATCTCCATGGGCTTCACCGAGGCGGTGCACGACGACGGCGTCATCTCCGGTCGCGGCTCGCCCATCAAGCGCGGCATCGCCTCCGGCGTGATGACAGCGGTGGGCGGCCTGGGCCACGCCCTGCCCTACCTGATCCCGGAATTCTGGACCGCGACGGTCATCGCCATCATCGTGGTGTTCATCGAACTCTGGGCCATCGCCTTCATCCAGAACCGCTTCATGGAGACGCCGTTCTGGCGCTCGGTGATGCAGGTGGTGCTGGGCGGCGCGCTGGTGCTGGCGGCCGGCATCTTCATCGGCGGCAGCTGA
- a CDS encoding phosphoesterase, PA-phosphatase related (KEGG: rpe:RPE_0035 phosphoesterase, PA-phosphatase related) has protein sequence MDQRDRRSGDALKWVLFFALVIGAAVAILFTVFPDWDMAIASLFWDAHGRHFVLAGAPWAQTVRTLANWIPWAIAAPAFIAIVLKLLFPRRKMFMPARAAVLLAFTMAVGPGLLVNGILKQEWGRPRPVHVDTFGGRDAFKSWYETDGTCPGNCSFVSGEGALGFWMTAPASLVPGPAGAVAMVAAVVFASVAGGLRIAFGGHFFTDVVFSGVLVIVLVVLTRYVLYDRKGAPSDAAVELMIGRTGLKLRTFIQRAWRGVGRRVRRRHPLRRPLPPPRTGL, from the coding sequence TTGGATCAAAGGGACCGGAGGTCGGGTGACGCCTTGAAGTGGGTGCTTTTCTTCGCGCTGGTGATCGGGGCCGCGGTGGCGATCCTGTTCACCGTCTTCCCAGACTGGGACATGGCCATCGCCAGCCTGTTCTGGGATGCGCACGGGCGCCATTTCGTCCTCGCCGGCGCGCCCTGGGCGCAGACCGTGCGCACGCTCGCCAACTGGATCCCCTGGGCCATCGCCGCCCCGGCCTTCATCGCCATCGTGCTGAAATTGCTGTTCCCGCGCCGCAAGATGTTCATGCCGGCGCGGGCCGCCGTGCTGCTCGCCTTCACCATGGCGGTGGGGCCGGGCCTCTTGGTCAACGGCATCCTGAAGCAGGAATGGGGACGGCCCCGGCCGGTGCACGTGGATACCTTCGGCGGCCGCGATGCCTTCAAGTCCTGGTATGAGACCGACGGCACCTGCCCCGGCAATTGCTCCTTCGTCTCCGGCGAGGGCGCACTGGGGTTCTGGATGACCGCCCCCGCCAGCCTCGTGCCCGGCCCGGCCGGGGCGGTGGCCATGGTGGCGGCGGTGGTCTTCGCCAGCGTGGCGGGGGGCTTGCGCATCGCCTTCGGCGGCCACTTCTTCACCGACGTGGTGTTCTCCGGCGTGCTGGTGATCGTGCTCGTGGTGCTGACGCGCTATGTCCTCTACGACCGCAAGGGCGCGCCGAGCGACGCCGCCGTGGAGCTCATGATCGGCCGGACAGGGCTGAAGCTGCGGACCTTCATCCAGCGCGCGTGGCGCGGGGTTGGACGCCGGGTCCGGCGCCGGCACCCTTTGCGCCGGCCCTTGCCTCCGCCTCGCACGGGCCTATAG
- a CDS encoding 2-polyprenylphenol 6-hydroxylase (TIGRFAM: 2-polyprenylphenol 6-hydroxylase~PFAM: ABC-1 domain protein~KEGG: bra:BRADO0076 ubiquinone biosynthesis protein UbiB) produces MIFFLAADAARLARAGYVLAREGVLSLMSPAAAPPLARPLLRIARLIARKDAGSRPARFSAALSRLGPSYVKLGQFLATRPDVVGASVARDLEVLQDRMPIIGQEVAEATVAEAFERPVHEVYAQFGPAVAAASIAEVHKAEVADKDGTRHTVAVKILRPGVERRFSSDMGSFRRIAHFAEANFAEARRLRLETVVDTLARSVSMEMDLRLEAAAYAELAENIGADKEIHVPRVDWDRSGREVLTTEWIDGIKLSDKEALVAAGHDLKEIARVVMQSFLKQAMRDGFFHADMHPGNLFVDAQGRLVIVDCGIMGRLGLKERRFLAEILYGFITRNWRRTAEVHFEAGYVPLHHSVDDFALAIRAIGEPIHSRTADQISMARLLALLLEVTALFDMQTRPELLLLQKTMVVVEGVARSLDPQLDMWKTARPVVEDWIAGNLGPVGQLQRAGGGLSEMAHFAATLPGLLTRTGRVMEQLDVATRDGLSLSPASLEGIGRAEAKRAFWGNLALWVIAAALLGIWLG; encoded by the coding sequence ATGATCTTCTTTCTCGCCGCCGACGCGGCGCGGCTCGCCCGCGCCGGCTACGTGCTCGCCCGCGAAGGCGTGCTCTCCCTCATGTCGCCGGCGGCGGCGCCGCCCCTGGCGCGCCCGCTGCTGCGCATCGCCCGGCTGATCGCCCGCAAGGATGCCGGCAGCCGTCCGGCGCGCTTCTCCGCGGCCCTGTCCCGGCTCGGCCCGTCCTATGTGAAGCTCGGCCAGTTCCTCGCCACCCGGCCGGACGTGGTGGGCGCCTCGGTGGCCCGCGACCTGGAAGTGCTGCAGGACCGCATGCCCATCATCGGGCAGGAGGTGGCGGAGGCCACCGTCGCCGAGGCCTTCGAGCGGCCGGTGCACGAGGTCTATGCGCAGTTCGGCCCGGCGGTGGCCGCGGCCTCCATCGCCGAGGTCCACAAGGCCGAGGTGGCGGACAAGGACGGCACCCGCCACACGGTGGCGGTGAAGATCCTGCGGCCCGGCGTGGAGCGTCGCTTCTCCTCCGACATGGGCTCGTTCCGCCGCATCGCCCATTTTGCCGAGGCCAATTTTGCCGAGGCCCGGCGGCTGCGGCTGGAAACCGTGGTGGATACGCTGGCCCGCTCGGTGTCCATGGAAATGGACCTGCGCCTTGAGGCCGCCGCCTATGCGGAGCTGGCCGAGAACATCGGCGCGGACAAGGAAATCCACGTCCCCCGCGTGGACTGGGACCGCTCCGGCCGCGAGGTGCTGACCACCGAATGGATCGACGGCATCAAGCTCTCCGACAAGGAGGCGCTGGTCGCGGCCGGGCACGATCTCAAGGAGATCGCCCGCGTCGTCATGCAGTCGTTCCTGAAGCAGGCCATGCGCGACGGCTTCTTCCACGCCGACATGCATCCCGGCAATTTGTTCGTGGATGCCCAGGGCCGCCTCGTGATCGTGGATTGCGGCATCATGGGCCGCCTTGGCCTGAAGGAGCGGCGCTTCCTCGCCGAGATCCTCTACGGTTTCATCACCCGCAACTGGCGGCGCACGGCGGAAGTGCATTTCGAGGCCGGCTACGTGCCGCTCCATCACTCGGTGGATGATTTCGCCCTGGCCATCCGCGCCATCGGCGAGCCGATCCACTCGCGCACCGCCGACCAGATCTCCATGGCCCGCCTTCTGGCGCTGCTGCTGGAGGTGACCGCTTTGTTCGACATGCAGACCCGGCCCGAGCTGCTGCTGCTGCAGAAGACCATGGTGGTGGTGGAAGGCGTCGCCCGCTCCCTCGATCCGCAGCTCGACATGTGGAAGACGGCCCGCCCGGTGGTGGAGGACTGGATCGCCGGCAATCTCGGGCCCGTCGGCCAGCTCCAGCGCGCCGGCGGCGGCCTGTCCGAAATGGCCCATTTCGCCGCCACCTTGCCGGGGCTTCTCACCCGCACCGGGCGGGTGATGGAGCAGCTCGACGTGGCGACGCGGGACGGGCTGAGCCTGTCGCCCGCCTCCCTTGAGGGCATCGGCCGCGCCGAGGCCAAGCGCGCCTTCTGGGGCAACCTCGCCCTGTGGGTCATCGCCGCCGCCCTGCTGGGCATCTGGCTGGGGTGA
- a CDS encoding ubiquinone/menaquinone biosynthesis methyltransferase (TIGRFAM: ubiquinone/menaquinone biosynthesis methyltransferase~PFAM: UbiE/COQ5 methyltransferase; Methyltransferase type 11; Methyltransferase type 12~KEGG: rpe:RPE_0470 ubiquinone/menaquinone biosynthesis methyltransferases): MRATPALWRRPGSSDKVPARNNSVRPDSPMTDLNTDLNTDPNSQPGAGAPRTETHFGYRTVPLTEKQSLVDDVFHKVARRYDIMNDFMSGGLHRVWKDALVSKVRPPQGARPFELLDLAGGTGDVSFRVVKAGGAGTRATVADINAEMLAVGRERAEKRGLGDKVTFTEANAEALPFPDQSFDAVTIAFGIRNVPRIPLALTEMRRVLKPGGRAFVLEFSKVDVPLLDKIYEAYSFNVIPQLGKRVAGDAEPYQYLVESIRRFPNPDVFANMMREAGFSRVDFTRMTGGVVALHWGWRI; this comes from the coding sequence GTGCGTGCGACGCCGGCTTTATGGCGCCGGCCCGGATCATCCGATAAGGTCCCGGCCCGAAACAACAGCGTGCGGCCAGATTCCCCAATGACGGACCTGAATACGGACCTTAATACGGACCCGAATTCCCAGCCCGGCGCCGGCGCGCCCCGGACCGAGACCCATTTCGGCTACCGCACGGTTCCGCTCACCGAGAAGCAGTCGCTGGTGGACGACGTGTTCCACAAGGTGGCGCGCCGCTACGACATCATGAACGACTTCATGTCCGGCGGCCTGCACCGGGTGTGGAAGGATGCGCTGGTCTCCAAAGTGCGCCCGCCGCAGGGCGCGCGGCCGTTCGAACTGCTGGATCTGGCCGGCGGCACCGGCGACGTGTCGTTTCGGGTGGTGAAGGCGGGCGGCGCGGGCACCCGCGCCACCGTTGCCGACATCAACGCCGAGATGCTGGCGGTGGGCCGCGAGCGGGCGGAAAAGCGCGGCCTGGGCGACAAGGTCACCTTCACCGAAGCCAATGCCGAGGCGCTGCCCTTCCCGGACCAGTCCTTCGACGCAGTCACCATCGCCTTCGGCATCCGCAACGTGCCGCGCATCCCGCTGGCGCTCACCGAGATGCGGCGGGTGCTGAAGCCGGGCGGCCGCGCCTTCGTGCTGGAATTCTCCAAGGTGGACGTGCCGCTGCTGGACAAGATCTACGAGGCCTATTCCTTCAACGTCATCCCGCAGCTCGGCAAGCGGGTGGCCGGCGATGCCGAGCCCTACCAGTATCTGGTGGAATCCATCCGCCGCTTCCCCAATCCGGACGTGTTCGCCAACATGATGCGTGAGGCCGGCTTCTCCCGCGTCGACTTCACGCGCATGACCGGCGGCGTGGTGGCCCTGCACTGGGGCTGGCGCATCTGA
- a CDS encoding Argininosuccinate synthase (PFAM: argininosuccinate synthase~KEGG: nwi:Nwi_2803 argininosuccinate synthase), which produces MARDVKKVVLAYSGGLDTSVILKWLQTTYKCEVITFTADLGQGEELEPARKKAQLLGIKDENIFIEDVREEFVAEYVFPMFRANAVYEGLYLLGTSIARPLIAKKQIEIARKMGADAVSHGATGKGNDQVRFELGYYALEPEITVIAPWREWDLTSRTRLLEFAEQHQIPIAKDKRGEAPFSVDANLLHSSSEGKVLEDPAEDAPEYVYQRTISPEAAPDEPTIITIAFDKGDAVAINGEALSPATLLTKLNELGKANGIGRLDLVENRFVGMKSRGVYETPGGTILLAAHRGIESITLDRGAAHLKDELMPRYAELIYNGFWFSPEREMLQAAIDHSQAYVTGEVTVKLYKGNTTVIGRKSPYSLYNQELVTFEEGAVAYDHRDAAGFIKLNALRLRTLGSRARKISE; this is translated from the coding sequence ATGGCGCGTGACGTGAAGAAGGTGGTGCTGGCCTATTCCGGTGGCCTCGACACCTCCGTGATCCTGAAATGGCTCCAGACCACCTACAAGTGCGAGGTGATCACCTTCACCGCCGATCTTGGGCAGGGCGAGGAGCTGGAGCCGGCGCGCAAGAAGGCGCAGCTGCTCGGCATCAAGGACGAAAACATCTTCATCGAGGACGTGCGCGAGGAATTCGTCGCCGAGTACGTCTTCCCCATGTTCCGCGCCAATGCGGTCTATGAAGGGCTGTACCTTCTGGGCACCTCCATCGCCCGGCCCCTGATCGCCAAGAAGCAGATCGAGATCGCCCGCAAGATGGGCGCCGACGCCGTCTCCCACGGCGCCACCGGCAAGGGCAACGACCAGGTACGCTTCGAGCTCGGCTATTATGCGCTGGAGCCGGAGATCACCGTCATCGCCCCCTGGCGCGAGTGGGATCTGACCTCCCGCACCCGCCTGCTGGAGTTCGCCGAGCAGCACCAGATCCCGATCGCCAAGGACAAGCGCGGCGAGGCCCCGTTCTCGGTGGACGCGAACCTCCTGCACTCCTCCTCCGAGGGCAAGGTGCTGGAAGACCCGGCCGAGGACGCGCCGGAATACGTCTACCAGCGCACCATTTCCCCCGAGGCCGCCCCCGACGAGCCCACCATCATCACCATCGCCTTCGACAAGGGCGATGCGGTGGCCATCAACGGCGAGGCGCTCTCCCCCGCCACCCTGCTGACCAAGCTCAACGAGCTGGGCAAGGCCAACGGCATCGGCCGGCTCGACCTCGTGGAAAACCGCTTCGTGGGCATGAAGAGCCGCGGCGTCTACGAGACCCCCGGCGGCACCATCCTGCTCGCCGCCCATCGCGGCATCGAGAGCATCACGCTCGATCGCGGCGCGGCCCACCTCAAGGACGAGCTGATGCCCCGCTATGCGGAGCTGATCTACAACGGCTTCTGGTTCTCCCCCGAGCGGGAGATGCTGCAGGCCGCCATCGACCACTCCCAGGCCTATGTGACCGGCGAAGTGACGGTGAAGCTCTACAAGGGCAACACCACGGTCATCGGCCGCAAAAGCCCCTATTCGCTCTACAATCAGGAACTGGTCACCTTCGAGGAAGGCGCGGTCGCCTACGACCACCGCGACGCGGCGGGCTTCATCAAGCTCAACGCCCTGCGCCTGCGCACCCTCGGCAGCCGGGCCCGCAAGATCTCGGAGTGA
- a CDS encoding heavy metal translocating P-type ATPase (TIGRFAM: ATPase, P-type (transporting), HAD superfamily, subfamily IC; cadmium-translocating P-type ATPase; heavy metal translocating P-type ATPase~PFAM: Haloacid dehalogenase domain protein hydrolase; E1-E2 ATPase-associated domain protein~KEGG: sme:SMa1163 putative cation transport P-type ATPase), producing the protein MPGAARTVMGVGLARNRYLLLTAAVLPLVTGLGLLVAGQDRAAFFAFVAGTVPVLAVLVFDIARALGEGRFGLDLLAALSMATALAFGEPLAGNVVALMYAGGQQLERFAEGRARREMTALAARAPRSALLREGDTLREVPIGALKAGNLIVVRQGDTIPADGRICGGPAVLDQSSLTGEAHPVRLEEGEEAPSGAVNVGGAFDVRVLRSADESTYAAIVRLVEAAAASRAPMARLADRYALGFLVVSLGLALAAAFLSGDPRRALAVLVVATPCPLILAVPVALMAGLSRAAKRGVLVKSGGALEKLAAVRALVIDKTGTLTHGRAQLQEIRTAPDFAPDEVLRLAAALDQASSHVVAAALVAAAKARGLALAVPEGVAEEGGVGVTGRVEGREVAVGGCSFVAARATSDGDALRACLPAASAVVAVGIDGCFAGLLILADQVRDDAGEMVRALRAGGVDHIVLASGDRAEAVEALGRSLGLDSWVGDLQPGGKVSHVTDARARAHARRDSGTVMMVGDGVNDAPALAAADVGVALGARGAAASAEVADVVLLVDRLDRLGEAMAIARRALAIARQSVFVGIALSLIGMLAAAFGFLEPVAGALLQEAIDVAVILNALRVLIPGPGEG; encoded by the coding sequence ATGCCCGGGGCGGCACGGACTGTGATGGGCGTCGGCCTGGCGCGCAACCGCTACCTCCTGCTCACGGCGGCCGTGCTGCCGCTGGTCACCGGCCTCGGCCTGCTGGTGGCGGGGCAGGATCGCGCGGCGTTCTTTGCCTTCGTGGCCGGCACCGTGCCGGTGCTCGCGGTGCTGGTGTTCGACATCGCGCGGGCGCTGGGGGAAGGCCGGTTCGGCCTCGACCTGCTGGCGGCCCTGTCCATGGCCACGGCGCTGGCCTTCGGCGAGCCGCTGGCGGGTAACGTGGTCGCCCTGATGTATGCCGGCGGCCAGCAACTGGAGCGCTTCGCCGAGGGCCGCGCCCGGAGGGAGATGACCGCGCTCGCCGCCCGCGCCCCCCGCTCGGCCCTGCTGCGGGAGGGCGACACGCTCCGGGAGGTGCCCATCGGCGCGCTGAAGGCGGGCAACCTCATCGTGGTGCGGCAGGGCGACACGATCCCCGCCGACGGGCGCATCTGCGGCGGGCCGGCGGTGCTCGACCAGTCCTCCCTGACAGGTGAGGCGCACCCGGTGCGGCTGGAGGAGGGGGAGGAGGCGCCGTCGGGCGCCGTCAACGTGGGCGGCGCCTTCGACGTGCGGGTGCTCAGGTCCGCGGATGAGAGCACCTATGCGGCCATCGTGCGTCTTGTAGAGGCGGCGGCCGCCAGCCGCGCCCCCATGGCGCGCCTCGCCGATCGCTATGCGCTCGGCTTCCTGGTGGTGTCGCTGGGGCTGGCGCTGGCTGCGGCGTTCCTCTCCGGCGATCCGCGCCGGGCTTTGGCGGTGCTGGTGGTGGCGACCCCGTGCCCGCTCATCCTCGCGGTGCCGGTGGCGCTCATGGCCGGCCTGTCGCGGGCCGCCAAACGCGGCGTGCTGGTGAAGAGCGGCGGCGCGCTGGAGAAGCTGGCCGCCGTGCGGGCGCTGGTGATCGACAAGACCGGGACCCTCACCCACGGCAGGGCCCAGCTTCAGGAGATCCGCACCGCGCCGGACTTCGCCCCCGACGAGGTGTTGCGCCTTGCCGCCGCCCTCGACCAGGCCTCCAGCCATGTGGTGGCGGCGGCTCTGGTGGCGGCGGCCAAAGCCCGCGGCCTCGCCCTCGCCGTGCCGGAGGGCGTGGCGGAAGAGGGCGGCGTCGGTGTCACCGGGCGGGTGGAAGGCCGGGAGGTGGCCGTGGGCGGCTGCAGTTTCGTCGCGGCGCGGGCCACCAGCGACGGGGACGCCCTGCGTGCCTGCCTGCCGGCGGCGAGCGCGGTGGTCGCGGTCGGCATCGACGGATGCTTTGCCGGCCTGCTCATTCTCGCCGACCAGGTGCGGGACGATGCGGGGGAGATGGTGCGGGCCCTTCGGGCCGGCGGGGTGGACCACATCGTCCTCGCTTCGGGCGACCGCGCGGAAGCGGTGGAGGCGTTGGGCCGCAGCCTCGGCCTCGACAGCTGGGTGGGCGACCTTCAGCCCGGCGGCAAGGTCTCCCACGTCACCGATGCCCGTGCCCGCGCCCATGCCCGGCGCGACTCGGGCACGGTGATGATGGTGGGCGACGGGGTCAACGACGCCCCGGCTTTGGCCGCTGCCGATGTGGGCGTGGCGCTGGGCGCGCGCGGCGCCGCCGCCTCTGCCGAGGTGGCGGACGTGGTGCTGCTGGTGGACCGGCTGGATCGGCTCGGCGAGGCCATGGCCATTGCCCGACGGGCGCTCGCCATCGCACGGCAGAGCGTGTTCGTGGGCATCGCCCTGTCGCTCATCGGCATGCTGGCGGCCGCCTTCGGCTTTCTGGAGCCGGTGGCCGGCGCCCTGCTGCAGGAGGCCATCGACGTGGCGGTGATCCTCAACGCCCTCCGGGTGCTGATCCCCGGGCCGGGGGAGGGGTGA
- a CDS encoding Alcohol dehydrogenase zinc-binding type 2 (TIGRFAM: Alcohol dehydrogenase zinc-binding type 2~PFAM: oxidoreductase domain protein; Alcohol dehydrogenase zinc-binding domain protein; Alcohol dehydrogenase GroES domain protein~KEGG: bov:BOV_1026 alcohol dehydrogenase, zinc-containing), with protein sequence MLAMVLKRSGDRLVAQERPDPVAGPGEVLIAVTACGVCRTDLHVVDGELPQTVRPIVPGHEIVGRVAMLGAGVSHLRLGERVGVGWLGHACGTCPYCAAQEENLCDTPAFTGCTRDGGFATHTVADASFVYPLGEAGDDTALAPLLCAGLIGWRTLKMAGEGRRVGVYGFGAAAHIIAQVARFQGREIYAFTRPGDEAAQDFARSLGAVYAGPSDAPAPEPLDAALIFAPAGELVPQALRAVRKGGRVVCGGIHMSDIPSFPYRWLWEERKILSVANLTRADAHEFLALAPKAGVTTHVTPYPLAQANEALDDLRHGRLKGAAVLVP encoded by the coding sequence ATGCTCGCCATGGTCCTGAAGCGCAGCGGCGACAGGTTGGTCGCGCAGGAGCGGCCCGACCCGGTCGCGGGACCGGGCGAGGTGTTGATCGCGGTCACCGCCTGCGGCGTCTGCCGCACCGACCTCCATGTGGTGGACGGGGAACTGCCCCAGACCGTGCGTCCCATCGTGCCCGGCCATGAGATCGTCGGGCGGGTGGCGATGCTGGGTGCCGGCGTGTCCCACCTCAGGCTCGGAGAGCGGGTGGGCGTGGGCTGGCTCGGCCACGCCTGCGGCACCTGCCCCTATTGCGCCGCGCAGGAGGAAAACCTCTGCGACACTCCCGCCTTCACCGGCTGCACGCGGGACGGCGGCTTCGCCACTCACACGGTGGCGGATGCCAGCTTCGTCTATCCCCTCGGCGAAGCGGGCGACGACACCGCGCTGGCGCCGCTGCTCTGCGCCGGCCTCATCGGCTGGCGCACCCTGAAGATGGCGGGGGAAGGCCGGCGCGTCGGCGTCTACGGCTTCGGCGCGGCGGCTCACATCATCGCCCAGGTGGCCCGCTTCCAGGGCAGGGAGATCTATGCCTTCACCCGGCCTGGGGATGAGGCGGCGCAGGACTTCGCCCGCTCCCTCGGCGCCGTCTATGCCGGCCCCTCCGACGCCCCCGCCCCCGAGCCGCTGGACGCCGCCCTCATCTTCGCTCCGGCGGGGGAATTGGTGCCGCAGGCCCTGCGCGCCGTGCGCAAGGGCGGACGCGTGGTGTGCGGCGGCATCCATATGAGCGACATCCCCTCCTTCCCCTATCGCTGGCTGTGGGAGGAGCGGAAGATCCTGTCGGTGGCGAACCTGACCCGGGCGGATGCCCACGAGTTCCTGGCGCTGGCCCCCAAGGCCGGCGTCACCACCCATGTGACGCCCTATCCCCTGGCGCAGGCCAACGAAGCGCTGGACGACCTGCGCCACGGCCGCCTGAAGGGCGCGGCCGTGCTGGTGCCGTGA